The following proteins are co-located in the Apium graveolens cultivar Ventura chromosome 5, ASM990537v1, whole genome shotgun sequence genome:
- the LOC141724587 gene encoding ninja-family protein mc410 — protein sequence MEDDNGLELRLGLSCGKSSTTPRTRNGSSSGTRIEEVDRGSKIIDDFRNFLHAGTQKSDSVKPEDNFFDNLSSPAIHVETSTNLNGGEFWIANNNKPSEADEEKRLEASNKSRSVFDEITLQKKRMRDSETTRASHISINTDEGSTAENEDIADSEAEGSTSRLKTHHNDNSKRDVKGGGLSGIPKEVHGVSSSSGLGKGHNRFTILSESEPKVRNVSYGIPFPNQSANIMNMPYNLAVKDSNPSVVPGTSKHALPSVMHMMATSNSERPANQHMMPTNSHLTFGYSPGQLPVLDKENSQGPVPQSQQLNSSYFIRGVPDSEKQNGRLNISEVMHKSGALQHDGKVLEASKADGNNFAVEEGSSSQTGNNVKQNSIMVGQSTSEQPRVDGCTSEFQAIQPGIAGDLKFSGTGSVPDLPWVSTTGSGPKGRTISGVTYRVGTTQVRIVCACHGLHMSPEEFVVHANEDQQNNQGNGSGVVFPSSNSAASAQS from the exons ATGGAGGATGACAATGGTCTGGAGCTTCGGTTGGGTCTATCTTGTGGTAAGTCGTCTACTACCCCAAGGACTAGAAATGGAAGCTCTTCAGGGACTAGGATAGAAGAAGTTGATAGAGGCAGCAAAATAATAGATGATTTCAGAAACTTTCTGCACGCTGGAACACAGAAAAGCGATTCCGTGAAACCCGAAGATAACTTCTTTGATAATCTTTCGAGTCCAGCCATCCACGTGGAAACCTCTACAAACTTGAATGGTGGAGAATTCTGGATTGCTAATAATAACAAGCCTtctgaagctgatgaagaaaAGAGGTTAGAAGCATCAAATAAATCTAGGAGTGTCTTTGATGAGATAACCCTTCAAAAGAAACGCATGAGAGATTCTGAAACCACGAGAGCTTCTCATATTTCAATAAACACTGATGAAGGGTCCActgctgaaaatgaagatataGCAGATTCCGAAGCTGAGGGATCAACTTCAAGGCTCAAAACTCACCATAATGATAATTCCAAGAGGGATGTAAAGGGTGGTGGCTTATCTGGGATTCCTAAGGAGGTTCATGGAGTTTCTAGTTCAAGTGGTCTCGGAAAAGGACATAATCGATTTACTATTTTATCAGAAAGTGAGCCTAAGGTTAGAAATGTTTCCTATGGCATCCCATTCCCAAATCAGTCAGCaaacatcatgaacatgcctTATAATTTGGCAGTAAAGGACTCTAACCCAAGTGTTGTACCGGGAACTTCAAAGCATGCACTACCCAGTGTCATGCATATGATGGCTACCTCTAATAGTGAAAGACCAGCAAATCAACATATGATGCCTACTAATAGTCATTTGACATTTGGATACTCTCCTGGTCAGCTTCCGGTGTTGGACAAAGAAAATTCTCAGGGTCCTGTTCCTCAATCACAGCAGCTTAACTCGTCCTATTTTATTAGGGGTGTGCCAGATTCAGAGAAGCAGAACGGCAGACTTAACATATCAGAAG TAATGCACAAGTCTGGGGCTTTGCAACATGATGGGAAGGTATTAGAAGCATCCAAAGCAGACGGAAACAACTTTGCTGTGGAAGAAGGCTCCTCTTCTCAGACAGGAAACAATGTGAAGCAAAATAGTATCATGGTCGGGCAAAGCACATCTGAGCAGCCAAGAGTTGACGGGTGCACTTCTGAATTTCAAGCTATACAACCGGGTATTGCTGGCGATTTAAAATTTTCCGGGACCGGTTCAGTTCCAGATTTGCCGTGGGTTTCTACAACAGGTTCTGGTCCGAAGGGCAGGACAATATCCGGTGTAACCTATAGAGTTGGTACAACTCAAGTTCGAATTGTTTGTGCATGCCATGGATTGCACATGTCCCCGGAAGAGTTTGTTGTGCATGCTAATGAAGATCAGCAAAACAATCAAGGAAATGGATCTGGTGTTGTATTTCCTAGTAGCAACTCCGCAGCTTCTGCTCAAAGCTAG